GATCTGCCTCTACCGGATAAGACTGTGCCAGTGCTTTTCCAGCAACAATTCTGGAATGATAGACTCCGACTCCATCGATCGTACTGTCTGTTCTTGCAAAGTAAATATATTCAAAAATACATCTCGCACGTTTTTCTTCCGGCAGCGCCATACTCATGTCCGAAGACATGCCATGCTTTGTAATACTTACGATCTCACCCGGAAGGACATCTCTTACAAACTCTGCCCCGACTGCTGCGATCGCACAGCTTTCAGATGCCAGAAAATACGTATTGTCCCGTTTTCCGATACAGAGTGGTTTCAATCCAAACGGATCCCTTGCCCCGATCATCTTTCTCGGACTGCTGATCACCAGCGCATAGGCTCCTTTGATCTTCTTCATAGCATTTTTTACTGCATCTTCTGCCTTAGAAACATTCAGACGCTCTCTTGCCACATGATAAGCAATAACCTCTGAATCAATAGTCGTCTGGAAAATTGCACCTGTCTTTGACAATTCCTCCCGAAGCTCCACTGCATTGACCAGATTTCCATTGTGTGCGATAGCCAGAGTTCCTTTTACATAATTGATTACCAGAGGCTGTGCATTCTCCACACGGGTACCTCCCGCTGTAGAATACCGTACATGTCCTACTCCCAGATTGCCTTTCAATTCACGTAATGTCTCTTCGTTGAACACATCATCTACATGCCCCAACCCTTTACGTGACAGCACCTTGCGCTGTCCGTATGTGTCAGTTACTGCGATGCCGCAGCTTTCCTGACCTCTGTGCTGGAGTGCAAAGAGTCCGTAATAAATGGAAGACGCAACATCCTGTCCGTCCATATCATATGCGCCAAATACTCCGCATTCTTCTCCCAGCCCTGTTACCACTTTTTCAAAATCACTCATGGATGAACTCCTTCTATTTAATTCCAATACGTCTGAAGACTTCCTGATATGCGTCTTCTACATTTCCCATATCTCTGCGGAAACGGTCTTTGTCCAGTTTTTCATGGGTCTCTTTATCCCACAGACGACATGTATCCGGTGAAATCTCATCTGCAAGGATGATCTCTCCATGGAAACGTCCGAATTCGATTTTAAAGTCGATCAGTTCAATTCCTGCCTCATCAAAGAATTTTCTTAAGACTTCATTCACTTTGAATGTGTACTCTGTGATCTTGTCGATCTCTTCTCTTGTTGCAGCTCCGATTGCAATTGCAAAATAATCATTGATCATCGGATCTCCAAGATCGTCATTTTTATAGCTGAACTCTAAAGTAGGTGCTAACAATTTTGTTCCTTCCTCGATACCGAGTTTTTTAGAAAAGCTTCCCGCTGCCACATTGCGGACGATCACTTCAAGTGGTACGATCTCCACTTTTTTTACAGCTGTCTCACGGTCGCTGAGTTCTTCTACATAGTGAGTCGGAACACCTTCTTTTTCCAGAACCTGGAAAATGTAGTTTGTCATACGGTTGTTGATCACACCTTTTCCTACGATTGTTCCTTTCTTCTCTCCATTGAATGCTGTCGCATCATCTTTATAGTC
This window of the Mediterraneibacter gnavus ATCC 29149 genome carries:
- the purF gene encoding amidophosphoribosyltransferase, with the protein product MSDFEKVVTGLGEECGVFGAYDMDGQDVASSIYYGLFALQHRGQESCGIAVTDTYGQRKVLSRKGLGHVDDVFNEETLRELKGNLGVGHVRYSTAGGTRVENAQPLVINYVKGTLAIAHNGNLVNAVELREELSKTGAIFQTTIDSEVIAYHVARERLNVSKAEDAVKNAMKKIKGAYALVISSPRKMIGARDPFGLKPLCIGKRDNTYFLASESCAIAAVGAEFVRDVLPGEIVSITKHGMSSDMSMALPEEKRARCIFEYIYFARTDSTIDGVGVYHSRIVAGKALAQSYPVEADLVVGVPDSGLVAAMGYSQQSGIPYGTAFHKNSYVGRTFIKPKQSERVSSVKIKLNVIPEVVKGKRIVMVDDSIVRGTTCANIIKMLKKAGATEVHVRISSPPFLHPCYFGTDVPSNEQLIAHSHTTEEICEMIGADSLGYMEVEKLKDMVGDLKFCDACFTGNYPMEVPGEDISLAFE
- the purC gene encoding phosphoribosylaminoimidazolesuccinocarboxamide synthase, which gives rise to MKKLEQLYEGKAKKVFATEDPDVVIVDYKDDATAFNGEKKGTIVGKGVINNRMTNYIFQVLEKEGVPTHYVEELSDRETAVKKVEIVPLEVIVRNVAAGSFSKKLGIEEGTKLLAPTLEFSYKNDDLGDPMINDYFAIAIGAATREEIDKITEYTFKVNEVLRKFFDEAGIELIDFKIEFGRFHGEIILADEISPDTCRLWDKETHEKLDKDRFRRDMGNVEDAYQEVFRRIGIK